From Solea senegalensis isolate Sse05_10M linkage group LG16, IFAPA_SoseM_1, whole genome shotgun sequence:
CAGatttattcttaaaatatcataCATCAAAGCATGTTttcagagagagtgagtgtccctgtctcaggctggttcctGGCACTACACAATGACTACTCACTGACTatatgtcagtacctcatacaaccgcACTTCCACGTGTATGCATATAAAAATCTCATCCATGTCTTTAATATCCTCTTTATTCAGGATAAAGGGCTCTCTACTTAACTGTCAGGAGAAGTGATGTCCTTTCATCCTTCAAGGAGAAAGTCACTCCAGACATGAGCAGAGTAAAAACGCCAATCATCTGTGAGGGTGTTGCTGATTGGTTGTGGTCCAGCGTCCTCTCTTTAGCTGTGCTGCTGGCTCTGACCCTTGATCAGGCTCAGTTTGCTCTTCAGGCCCTGGTGGTAGGACGACAGGTGGCCGTTGTCCTCCAGCAGTTTCCTGTGCTCCTGGATGAGTCGGGATGAGGTGTGCTGCTCGCCCTGGTCCTGCTCCAGCTCAGACTGCAGCTCCTGTCtgaacagaggcagcagcatAAAGCATCTATTTCATCCATTACTGTCAGGGCACTGAAGCCgctctttacatttaaaaaaaacatgttctccAGTCTAGAGGTCATCACATGATGATCATTACAACTTTAACTTCAGTCAGTTGTCGCTAATAGGAGACTTGGACTTACGTGGGTAACTGCTATTTTGACCGTTAATATAATATGTTGTTAGTGTGTaaaaaataccatgtagagcGCTGTTATTATCCACTGGTACTGCTAACAACAGCTAACCCAAGATAAACTGGAACATGTTGAATTTGGAGGTGATATCACTCCTGATGTACAGTTAATGAATGCAGCATGAATTAGTTGCATGGTTCAGACAAACTTTGCAGCTGTGGTCGATTAGCATGAATACAACAATGCTCAAAAAGATTATTTGATGTGTTTCCTTCACAAATCCCtcttaatatactgtacatgcagttCAGCTCCGATGAAGATTATAAGATTATAAGAAGACACACGTGACTTGACTTACTTCCTCCGAACAAGGTGGGCAATCTCCGACTGGACTCGAAGGAACTCCTGAGCCATTCTGATGTGCTGCTCAAACACAGCCATGGACTCTTTGGAGTTTGGACACGGGGTGAGAGGCTGAAAGCACAGAGTCCACACAGAGATTCATACATCATCACATTATCTAATAAAAAAGGGAAGAACACAGGTTTCACTCATTCAAGAGGAATATggtaaatgaacaaaaatgaaaatatcatcaatataacaaaagaaaacagctaTTAAAGGGATAAATCAGGTTTTTTTAAGTGGGATTATAAGAGGTACCTTAGAAAtaatcagtgatgatgtcatctgaATTCGAAAAACAACTCTTGCTGGCTGAAGCAGAGTCTGGTGGTGGTGATTTTAAGTCCACAGTAGAGCTGTAATGTTGAGAGGAGATGGACGGCTGTGCTCCACTCTTGCATTCAAATACTGAGCAAGTTTCTGCTCTGAGGTTGATGCCGTGCACGTATGGCTGCTTCATTAAATTTGTGTTGCAGGCCTTAGTGGCGATATCTAATTTACAAATATTGCATTGTGCACTATTGGTATACATTTTGTTGAAATGGAGCCACATTTTCAACCCATTCGTCACAACATACTTACGTGTAGTTAACAACACAGATACACGTGAACCCGGTCTGTGGGCGGCAGTGTATTCCTCCTGCACGCTGCAACCACGTGTAACGTTACAGCCAATCACTGGCAGCATTATCAGAGCTTGACCACGTGATTGACTCCTAGGTATCGGAACTTGGTACCGAAAAACAAGGCATATTTCGATACCGGGTAGTATCGAAGCAATTCGGTCGGTACCGTCAAAGAACCAGGGGCGCCTGCACTCAGCCTGACggttattttgataattgattaatatgTCAATTCTTTTTTTCgatttatcaattatcaatCAGATAGGGGAAAAGCATGTTATTTAATAAACCAAatggttttgtattttgtagCAGCCGAAtcaatgtaaagaaaaaaagggaacgTTAGggaagtctctctctctccgtggtCGGCATCCAGCTTAATGGTGCTTACTGCCCCACATTAGGGGGTAGCAACTATACATAGTTGCTACACCCAACTGTACATCGTGGTATGGGCATTGTTGActtgtattttccttttgtgcCCAGAGCTAGAAGTGTTCCTTGGCTGTAGCTGAAGTGTGTTCGACAGCTAGTCTGACAGGCTttgacacactgacaaacatttacacagaaatTGCAGCTTTCCGGAAATGCCGCTGTGCCTGTGCATGCCAGCATATACTTAGAATTGTTGCAATACTCATCACAATAAACAACTATTATAACGTGGGAATTAAATTAAACTCACAAACATTAGAAGCACATTATCATTATCTATGGAAAATTCACTCCAATCTTCTCGGCTGAAGTGAGAATGTCTCTCATACTACAGaagtatttaaaaaagacagcatttatttaaaattttaccTTGCAATAACAGATCTCTTATAGTGACTATTTGTGCATGACTGGGTAAAAGGACTTGAAACTCACCTCTGAACATGTGTCAGGAACTCAAACAATCAGacttaaaaaaaccctgaagtATCCCTTAAATATTTTGTATCATCGTTTTGtatcattttatcattattaccAAAGGCAGTAACAGCATTACAGTATAAGTCAATGTATATTTCACTTACCTGTAATTGGTGGTCCAGTTTCAGGTAGGCCATAGGAATGGAGCCATCTACACCATTGGCagcttaaaacacacacacacacacacacagagtaaggAATGTGAAACGCTAGCGTCAATCAATCGATCAATCAACAGCGATGCATCAAAAAATTCGACCCAAACATATTGGTCAAAACAGGACGTTGTGATGACGAATGCAAAAGCTGCAGCCAGCACGTGCCTGTCTATTCCCGCTTAGCCGCGCGACCATCAGCGACAGAGTTGCCATGGAGGCATATGTGACAGTGACCACACATTTCATAGACGAGGAATGGGAGCTGAAAGATATAATTCTCAAAACGACCGATGGCCCTAATATTAATCTACATAtttatcatataatataaaatactatacctgcaatgccttgactttagtgagtagtacacacagtcccagccataacaacaaaattagataAAGATGGATAGattagataaaaaaacaataatcataacaataataatttcataatcgattaatctgttgatcattttctcaattaatggAGTAATCCTTGAATATCTGCCCAATTACCGCAAGTTTTTTGCAACTTTGATCAATCCCCAAGGCTGTTTTATCTTTCATCATTGTGATATTGATGTGATATTATGACGTAAATACAACATTAAGTGAGTGCAGCTTCTGCTCTGACAGACTGATGTGAGTGAGCGGCTcacacccccccaaaaaaaacccaaaaaagtaattaaaagaacatttaattCTAAAGTTGTTGCCGAAATCTTGTCGACTGCTATTAGCTTGGCAGCCTGTAGCGTCAGCATaaactgttgtcttttttgtgacACTCCCTACCTGTGGGACTTATCGTCATCCTCAGCTCTGATTGGCCAGTGGCAACAGGGTTTGTGCAGTGGGTGGGGCTCTGGGATAATCCTGGTTGACTGTCTGTGCTGGACATCTTAGACAACCCAGTTCGCAATGTGGCTGTCTGAGTGGGGGGgtataaaaaaatgttagtaatgtaaaatgtaagtaaaagACTCCTGACAAAGAGCAGGGTGTTGCTGTATTACCTTTATGGGTTTGAACTGAAGAGGAAATTTGTTCTCAAAACTTTTCAGGGTCTCCTCTCTGCCCACCGAGTTCCTGCGTTCTGAGCTGTTGTCACTTCTATTGCTGTTGGTGTAGTCCGCACATGAACCTGTGGCCAGCCAACAGACGTTTGTCAAACCACAGTTTGTTGTTAAGCATAGAtgaaagcagcagagatgaCGGATACCTGTGCTTGTAGATGATGAAGAGCCAGATCTGTTGGGGGAAGACTGGTGAGGGAGCTTGAGTGGTTCCTCATATCCTGGGAAGTACTGAAAGATCCAAGTTATATAGTTCAATAAGTCAAATGGTTATTTGGTCAGTGTAGTCATAATGTCTGTTAGGACCAACATGGGAAAAAAGTCCTGCTGATTCCTGTCCCCATCATAGCCCATACCCTGGTGTCctaacatactatactactgtaAGCAACAGCACTCTACTTTGGAACAATACCTTCATGAGATGGTTCATGGTGTTCTCCACATCCTCCATAGATGGTCTCTGGCTGGGCTCTTTGTCCCAGCAACAGGTCATGAGAGTCTCTATGGGCTCTGGCAGGTGTTTTATCAGAGGAGGGCGTGTACCTGAATCACAGGATAAAGCCAGACAGTCAGACTGACATTTGACACAGACATTTGCCCGCGCTGGTTCCTAACGTTATTCGAGTTGAGAGGACATCATAATATCACAAAGAAATACTGTGGACCCGTTGTTGGAATTTCCTGCTTCAATAAATAAGATTTGATTAAATCATAGGTGTCTTAGAATACATGCAGGTAAATTTATTAGATTACCTGAATAGGTCTATTCTATAAAACATAATCTTTCAAGATTGGGATGATTGCtatgatgaatgaaaaatagTAATCAAAgaggtggaaaataaatgtaaaccaTCCTTTCTTGAACTTAGTGGGGAAACAGAGTATTCTGCAGTAGGTCTGTGTATGCCATGGGCTGATGATGACATGTCAGGTGGACCATAGCTGACCTCTGCAGAtttggcttttattgtgaaatatttgcaggaccagCAAATCTGTGGCTCCAGATCAGCATAGAGGTGCATTTGGAGCATTTAAATGGTTGTTGTACAGTACtcaaaaaatatatcatttgtggtttttacattttttctttacCCCAGATGATTTTACTGTATATCTTTGTTTATTGTATACAAGGCCAAAGGTCGTATGATGAATACATACATTATGGCATTATGCAAATAGGAAATTAAGAATGTGCTCCTCAGTTgagatttttaaattaattcttTGTAGTGCCAGTTTTGAGGAACAATTTGAAGGATTTGCATGTGCACGCACAGgctgtgtatatgtgtactATACTCCATggatatgtgtgcatgtgtatttttattttttccttttccttttcttcttcagcaAGGAAGCATATTTTTGGAGATAATGTAGGACAGATATGACTCTGTCTGTGCCTTTTCAATCACTGCTCtgtaactgtgtttttgtacatgaatgtgtgtgactaAAGTACTACGTGGTGGAAAACCTCCCCAGTGTGGACAGTGGAGCTCCAAAAAGTCTTATTGATATAACTCCCACCCCGCTCTAACTATTGATTTTTCAATTCCTAATTTACCTTGATTtattctctttctcctccaggcctgtatttttatttttatcaattttttgtatttgattatttttattactattagATTTCTTCTCGACTGTTCCAAGTTTTTCTGTTCTTGCTTCGGTTGCTCTACTTGCCCTGGCAGTCATAATGTCCTTATGACATCTTTTTGGCaataattgaaaaacacagaagtgtgCAAAACAGATGCCGACCTGGCTTTCTTGCCGTTGCACTTGTAATTATCTTTGGGATAAACTATCTGTTATCGAtctatttatgtgtatttgcacTTGTAAATGCATTTGCTCGACCATTTTCATGAACAATGTCTGTTGCTGGTTTGTTTTCGTTGTGTGGGTGGCTGTTCTTCCATCAACATGGACATGACTTGGCTAGTGTTCGCCAGCTCCGttataaacaaatgcacatggggaggagaggggaagggagggtgCATTagcagtgaggataaagtggtagacacaAGGGggaactccatagagaaaaggtGAAAAACTGACCAGAATTTACCAGATTTGCCCTTTTGCCTTTGTAGCGTCAggggacaaataaataaacagtgggCTGGTATATGATGATTTCGCGGGGGTTTAAAAATTAAGATATACACATTTACCATATGCATGCATTTTTTCCGCATGGTATTCAGGCTTTTACTAAAATTAACTTATATTGCTAAAAGGGGGAAACTGGCAAAAACTGGCAACCCCGTACAGGCTGTTTCATTATAGCTCACTAGCCAGCGACGGTACACGGAGGATGAAAATGGATCGATTTCTTATCAAACAAAGTCACAAACTAGATGGACAGAAAGTGTGGTTGGAAATAGAGCtaaaacgatgaatcgattattaatcgattactaaattaatcgacaactattttgataatcgattaatcgttttaagcttttttcatgattaaaacaagattttcaattgtttaaacttcttagatatgaatattttcttaacttctttgctctggataacaaatgtcttgttctcaagacatttgagaacatcatcctttccaggtttgacaaacacctgatattttatggaccaaacgattaatcgagaaaacaatcgacagatgaatcgattatgaaaataaccgttagctgcagctctagttggaaatgaggaaaatgaagacTCAGAGCATCTAACAACAGAAAATCAATACGAAGATGCCGAAGAGGGAACGAGCGGGCAAACAGCAGATGCCCCACGTAAAAAGACAAAGGTACGAGCCATATAAGAGGAGCATTGGAAATTTTAAGAAAAATGGACggattcatatttatttatcctcCAAGAGTCCAACACTTTGTGTTTATGATTCAGTGTtaccataaaaaaaataccaggaCCTCACTCACCTCTGTGAACAGCCCACATTATACAAAACGCTGATCCACCGATCTCATCAAAGGGTTTCTTGCGTGTGATGACCTCCCACAGGATGATGCCCCAactgaacacatcacacttTTCACTGTAGTTACTCCCTGAGGAACACAAACCAGCATAAGTGTAATTACTATTCAGTATCGGCCGGCAAAATGTAGTTAATTGTTAGCTGGCAACACTGCAGCCACATTATATGCTGATCAGAATGTAGCCAAGATGAGTCAAAATGCCTGTATCTTAAAGGAATAGCTCAAGATTTTTAAAACTGGGGTTGTATGGAGTACAGTACAGATGGGTCTTCCGAGCAAAATGCTATTGGAATACTCGCTTGCACTATTTCTCAAATATTCTAAACACCAGTGTGTTGCGCTAAGAGCAGGAgttaacaagatgcattcaaggacgCCGGTGAatttaacaaaaggctaaaaaaaaagtgagtagTGCCTGAGGCTCACCTTCAAAAACCTCTGGTGCCATCCACGCTGCGCTGCCTTTATTGTTGGTCATGTATGTTTGAATATCACAGGCTGTGCCAAAGTCACATATCTTCAACACAGTCCCCCGAGCAACAAGGAGAAGACTGAAAGAGAGTGGACACAAAGTACAGACTTGGTTATAAACCGAATAAAGCATTATATTTTGACCTTATGATGACACTATGTCAAAGTTATTACAGTTCATATTCTTGTGACCTTAAACATGTGCGCTAACTTTAATAGGAGTTAATTTAAATCAGTCCCTCTAGGGAGCCATTCACAGATGCCTATCACTAGCATGGAAAGATATAGctgaaataataattgtttaaataaatgagaaCTACAGGTCCCCTCTTTCTGTCATGTAATAAGTCAAAGCCTTCCCTTACACTACAGGTTTAGTGAATAATTTAATACTATTTTACTCGTTTAAGGTACATGGGTAGCTGAAAACAGGgctcaccctggacagtccatcacagcatCAACAAACAGAacttatttacatatttatgttatttatgttcatttaatCTTAGAATTTACTGGAACTTGAATGTGGCATTCATAGATTTCGTTATTTATGagcttttatttcaaaatctGAGTGAGCAGAAGTTGTTTCTATAGCCATAccttttatatttgtgtgtttaatataATGTGCTACATCATTTTGGAAATATGAAATACAGTAATAAATTCAGAGAAAACTGCATTTTTCGTTTATGAAGTGAAAGGGTAAGTCACACGTGTACATCCCGACTCAATCACTTCTACATGTGATGGTTGTGTCTTACTTTGGTGGTTTGAGGTCCCGATGAATTAAGGCCTTTGGCTTCATAGCATGAAGGTAGGCAACTCCTTTGGCACACTGCAGACACCAGCTCATGGCATGAGCTGCTGTGTAGTGGGGCTGTGGGTCTGTGCTGTGAAGGACTTTGGGATTTGAGGCAGAAAGACAAGCAAATAATGAGTTAACACCATATGTACACATGAATGTGGTTTGCTGTCATTTTAGGACAATTATAATTTAATCACTCCCTATAAACAGTCACTATAGTGTATGTTGGACTATAAAGTTATTGGCATTTAGTAgtactgttttgttttacacCCTATTTAGTAGGGCTGCAAGGATTagttaattattaatcgatATTATATTATTCTTCAACTATTATCATCATCAAGTAATTGGTtaaaatgtttataataattaattaagcTACATGATTTTTTAGCTTCCTAAATAAGGatattgtctttttctttgctctatataacaattaaaactgaattatttctggtttaaaaagacatttggaGAGATTTGGAACCAGATAACTAATGAAATATGTGAGAAAATTAGGGATACACAATATTCTTTCCATCCACAACAATCAGTATGCTGCTTTATATCCCGATATAgactaaaaatatccagatatcaTTTATAAGCCAATATATCGGCTTATTGGATAACAGCAAAGAGTCCAATATCATTCCTCCctagagaaaataatcaacagatgaattgatAATACAATTTGTTGAAGGCGTACTACATACTATCACATCATTCATTGTGAAAAGTAGTTATGTAGGTGTATTTTTCTCCAGGAGGGGGCATATTCTGACAGAGAATCCTATAATGAATTAtgacagatggatggattagACAGATCGCACCAGAATATGTCATGTGTCATAGTTCAtgcatcatcttcatcatttcaCATACtgcatataaacatataaaggAATATTGGGGTTCCATTAAAAAGAATTTAAAGATGTAACAGATAGAAAATGATAATATGACTATGAACAGACAACGTGATGTGTTAATAATACACAAATAGAGCAAatactgaaagaaaacattctGGCTACCATAAAAACATGGCTCttattatgtgtatgtgtgtcaacTATGTAACATTAATGTAatttttaacaataacaattacTTTCCTTTGCAGATGATATTCAACAGTCTGTTTCTCACATCATGTGACTTACCGTTATATAGAGAGCCACATTCTGCATATTCCATGaccaaacacacctgagaacaCAAAACATGTGAGTAAACACATAAACCTGAGAACATTAATCATGCTTCAGTTTCTTGATTCATTCCCCTTGTCCCTcctttcatgtttttctgtgaccaCTAGTGTTTTTGTGGTGAGTCATGCTTGTGAGGCTCCCGCTGCTGAAAGATCCTGTAATGTGTGACTCATGTAGTGTGAAATCACAGAGACTGCAAATACTTCTGATTCAATGACACGACAGTGAGTAGTGTGGGATACACAGCCTTCCCATGACTCGGAAAATCATGTAGTGTGAACTAGTTTTACAGtttcacatgacatcacagcaggAGCCATGAGTCCTCCAGAGAGGATGGGTAGATCCATTCATGTTAAGAGCAGAGGGACACTTTGGTAGAGAGGGAGGGgcatgtccatccatccatccatctatcgtctaccactttatcctccacatgatggtcgCGGGTCACTGGAGACAATCCAAGCTGACACAGATTGAAAGGACGTTGCACACCCTGTCCAtagcagggccaacacacagagacgaacaaccattcactctcacattacATAAACATTGTATTACATCACATGCTGTGGCCTATTTGTGTGTTAGTCAATCATACATGCAGCCAGTTGTCCATCCACTCCTCCCCCCTCCAGCTTCCCTCGTAGTAGAGACGGCTGAATGGTGCTGGTGCTTGAGAAGTCAAAAAACATGACTCTCGCAGTGCTTCCAGCATTCTTCAGGTGAGTCAGTGGCCGGTGCAGCCGGTCCCCCCAATGTTTGGCCTGCAGGCGTACGTAGCCTTAGGAACCCAGACCACACAGGAGGTCTTCCATAGGACAGGGACCTTCTCCAGACAGAGGCTCAGGTTGAAAATGTACATGACCACCTCACAGGGCTGGTCAGCACAGTCCCTGAGTTCCTGTTCTTCAGTAGCCTGAGTTCCCTCCTCACCAggggcctcatttataaaactgtgcATAGGTGCGCCTGAAAAGTTGGCATACGTAGGAAACATGGGATTTGCctaggtaaaaaaaatattcacatcaatAAAACCATCGGCACCCACACCACACACCAGTTTCTCTTTATGAATCACAACCAACTCGTAATGTGGCACGGCTTTTGAGGGCTTCAGGCAACGCCCATAATTGACCATAAAATAGTCATGAAAATGCAGCAGATGAATATTCATTGGTCGGAAGTGATGTGGGCTTGGGGTATATATAGGCTATCCACTGTTTATGTAGGTATCCACGGTCACCTAAAGGTTAGTGAATGGTTAGAGGTGTTAGCCACTGTATGAGTGTACCTTACAGTGGACAGGACAGTGTGTCGAAGTCGGAACTGGTTcaccatccattcatcatcactgatctgTAGATCTGACAGTTCTCTATTGACTGTCCTCTATTTTGTCAGAGGTGGATAGCAGGAGGGAATGGGGAGCTCTGGTGGGCTGGTGTTGAGTTGTGTGGAGGAAGGTGAAGATGGTCAGGGGATGGTGGTGGTGTCCACTGGACTGGAGATGTGTGAAGAGGGGAGAGGAAGGGTGGCTGAGGGAGTGGGGTTAGAATcaaatctgatgaaaaacagattaaattTGCTGACCCAGCACTGGTCTGATTCAGCTGT
This genomic window contains:
- the LOC122782770 gene encoding mitogen-activated protein kinase kinase kinase 7-like codes for the protein MVEASAANLFEDIQYEDIEVEAAVGRGTFGVVFKAVWKGKDVAIKTIESENERNAFLVELRQLSRVNHPNIVKLYGSCDNPVCLVMEYAECGSLYNVLHSTDPQPHYTAAHAMSWCLQCAKGVAYLHAMKPKALIHRDLKPPNLLLVARGTVLKICDFGTACDIQTYMTNNKGSAAWMAPEVFEGSNYSEKCDVFSWGIILWEVITRKKPFDEIGGSAFCIMWAVHRGTRPPLIKHLPEPIETLMTCCWDKEPSQRPSMEDVENTMNHLMKYFPGYEEPLKLPHQSSPNRSGSSSSTSTGSCADYTNSNRSDNSSERRNSVGREETLKSFENKFPLQFKPIKTATLRTGLSKMSSTDSQPGLSQSPTHCTNPVATGQSELRMTISPTAANGVDGSIPMAYLKLDHQLQPLTPCPNSKESMAVFEQHIRMAQEFLRVQSEIAHLVRRKQELQSELEQDQGEQHTSSRLIQEHRKLLEDNGHLSSYHQGLKSKLSLIKGQSQQHS